Proteins encoded in a region of the Trichosurus vulpecula isolate mTriVul1 chromosome 9, mTriVul1.pri, whole genome shotgun sequence genome:
- the LOC118832153 gene encoding tryptase-like, with product MVSEQEGDQEISELVPYSGMKQVWGCLELFLLFLTLPLLGTSAPMPQGLQSLLRPPQVYWRARAGIAGGEEAPEKEWPWQVSLRMKYKREEYVLWKHICGGSLINPQWILTAASCFPNIKQAPSSYRIQLRQQHLYYEDNLLLISEIVVHSNFTFKIKGADIALIKLQEPVQFSSQVQPIKLPAASQDFSNTECWVTGWGYISIKESLPPPFGLRQLQVSVLDNHDCDQLYHKFSIVAESIRMIPEDMICAGESNRDICEEDSGDPLVCKVEDSWFQVGVASWVEKCGSSSIRPGVYTNVSKYLDWIQKKIQ from the exons ATGGTATCAGAACAAGAGGGGGATCAGGAAATCTCAGAGTTGGTGCCCTATAGTGGCATGAAGCAAG TGTGGGGCTGCCTG GAGCTGTTTCTGTTGTTCCTGACTCTTCCCCTTCTGGGGACCTCAGCCCCTATGCCCCAAG GACTGCAGAGTCTTCTTCGACCACCTCAAGTCTATTGGAGGGCGAGAGCTGGCATCGCTGGGGGTGAGGAAGCCCCAGAAAAGGAGTGGCCGTGGCAGGTCAGCCTGAGGATGAAGTACAAGAGGGAGGAATATGTATTATGGAAGCATATCTGTGGTGGCTCGCTTATCAACCCCCAGTGGATATTGACTGCAGCATCCTGCTTTCCAAA TATCAAACAGGCGCCTTCAAGCTATAGGATCCAACTAAGGCAGCAACATCTGTACTATGAAGACAACTTGCTGCTGATATCCGAGATTGTGGTCCACTCCAACTTCACCTTTAAGATTAAAGGTGCTGACATCGCCTTGATAAAGCTGCAGGAGCCTGTCCAGTTTTCCAGCCAAGTCCAGCCTATCAAGCTTCCTGCTGCCTCACAGGACTTCTCCAACACAGAGTGCTGGGTGACCGGCTGGGGGTATATCAGTATTAAAG AGAGTCTGCCCCCTCCATTCGGCTTGAGGCAATTGCAAGTCTCTGTTTTGGACAATCATGACTGTGACCAGCTTTACCACAAGTTTTCTATCGTTGCTGAGTCCATAAGGATGATTCCTGAGGACATGATATGTGCTGGCGAAAGCAACCGTGACATCTGTGAG GAGGATTCCGGAGACCCTCTTGTCTGTAAGGTTGAAGACTCTTGGTTTCAGGTTGGGGTGGCAAGCTGGGTAGAGAAGTGTGGCTCTTCTTCCATACGCCCTGGAGTCTACACAAATGTCTCAAAATATTTGGATTGGATCCAGAAGAAAATTCAGTGA